A region from the Pempheris klunzingeri isolate RE-2024b chromosome 17, fPemKlu1.hap1, whole genome shotgun sequence genome encodes:
- the LOC139216194 gene encoding ras-related protein Rab-37, with protein sequence MSARKTSLTDKQTKNGTSKYVLERCASINEYYDIAFKVMLLGDSAVGKTCILVRFKDGAFLGGNFIATVGIDFRNKVVDVDNLKVKLQIWDTAGQERFRSVTHAYYRDAQALLLLYDITSKPSFDNIRAWLTEIHEYAQKDVVIMLLGNKSDMAAERVVKTEDGEKLAKEYGVPFMETSAKTGVNVELAFLAIARELKHRATQQPNEPKFQIHDYIESQKQKSGCCGLM encoded by the exons ATGTCTGCAAGAAAGACATCGTTGACGGACAAGCAGACTAAAAACGGAACGTCAAAATATGTGTTGGAGAGATGCGCTTCTATTAACGAGTATTATGATATTGCCTTCAAG GTGATGCTGCTGGGAGACTCGGCCGTGGGGAAGACGTGCATCTTGGTTCGCTTTAAAGATGGGGCATTTCTGGGAGGCAACTTTATAGCCACCGTTGGAATAGACTTTAGG AATAAAGTGGTGGATGTGGACAACCTGAAAGTCAAACTCCAG ATTTGGGATACAGCCGGCCAAGAGAGATTCCGCAGCGTAACGCACGCCTACTACAGAGATGCCCAGG CGTTACTTCTGCTATATGATATCACCAGCAAGCCGTCTTTTGACAATATCAGG GCCTGGCTGACTGAAATACACGAGTATGCCCAGAAGGATGTGGTCATCATGTTGCTCGGCAACAAG TCAGACATGGCCGCAGAGAGGGTCGTGAAGACGGAGGACGGAGAGAAGCTGGCGAAG GAATATGGGGTACCATTTATGGAGACCAGTGCAAAGACAGGAGTCAATGTGGAGCTGGCCTTCCTCGCTATAGCAAG ggAGCTGAAGCACAGAGCGACCCAGCAGCCCAATGAGCCCAAGTTCCAGATACACGACTACATCGAGTCTCAGAAGCAGAAGTCTGGCTGCTGTGGCCTCATGTAG